The Pirellulales bacterium genome contains a region encoding:
- a CDS encoding DUF5615 family PIN-like protein: MKLLFDENLSPKLPRLLANLYPSSVHARDCGLLGGTDTALWEFARDQGYCLVSKDSDFQQRSLLYGHPPKFIWLRIGNCSLLQLKDLLTFHHLEIHKFEIDPLTSILSIS; the protein is encoded by the coding sequence ATGAAGCTGCTCTTTGACGAAAATTTATCGCCCAAGCTGCCGAGATTGTTAGCGAATCTGTATCCAAGTAGTGTGCATGCCCGTGACTGTGGGCTTTTAGGTGGCACTGATACCGCACTCTGGGAATTTGCGCGAGATCAGGGGTATTGTCTGGTTTCCAAAGATAGTGATTTCCAGCAACGCAGTTTACTTTATGGTCATCCGCCAAAGTTCATATGGCTAAGGATTGGGAATTGCAGTCTATTGCAGCTAAAGGATTTGCTAACTTTTCATCACTTAGAAATACATAAATTTGAAATTGATCCCTTAACCTCAATATTGAGTATTTCGTAG
- a CDS encoding DUF433 domain-containing protein: MNYRERIIIDPEIRSGKPCIRGTRIAVVDVFDYLGGGLSIAEVLEDFPDLTYEDIQACFAFAADRDRRLTIVPHEAAL; this comes from the coding sequence ATGAACTATCGTGAACGAATTATCATCGATCCTGAAATTCGGAGTGGCAAACCGTGCATTCGCGGCACGCGCATCGCTGTGGTGGATGTTTTTGATTATTTAGGAGGCGGTCTCTCCATCGCGGAAGTGCTGGAAGATTTTCCCGATCTAACTTATGAGGACATTCAAGCCTGCTTTGCTTTTGCCGCCGATCGCGACCGCCGTTTAACTATCGTGCCGCATGAAGCTGCTCTTTGA